A stretch of the Vigna radiata var. radiata cultivar VC1973A chromosome 7, Vradiata_ver6, whole genome shotgun sequence genome encodes the following:
- the LOC106766963 gene encoding urease accessory protein G produces the protein MASHGEHHHHHHHGHGHDHDHEHDHDGEKGEGKSWVGKDGRVYHSHDGLAPHSHEPIYSPGFFSRRAPPLNRNFNERAFTVGIGGPVGTGKTALMLALCEFLRDNYSLAAVTNDIFTKEDGEFLVRHKALPEERIRAVETGGCPHAAIREDISINLGPLEELSNLFKADILLCESGGDNLAANFSRELADYIIYIIDVSGGDKIPRKGGPGITQADLLVINKTDLAPAIGADLAVMQRDALRMRDGGPFVFAQVKHKVGVEEIVNHVLQAWEATTGNKRH, from the exons ATGGCTTCTCACGGCGaacatcaccaccaccaccatcatgGTCATGGTCATGATCACGATCACGAACATGATCATGACGGTGAAAAGGGAGAGGGGAAGTCATGGGTAGGCAAGGATGGTAGGGTGTACCACAGCCATGATGGTCTGGCGCCTCATTCTCACGAGCCCATCTACTCTCCTGGCTTCTTCAGCAGAAGAGCCCCTCCTCTTAACAGGAATTTCAACGAAAGAGCCTTCACTGTCGGAATTGGTGGACCTGTCGGCACTGG GAAAACAGCTCTCATGTTGGCCCTTTGTGAATTCCTTCGGGATAACTACAGTCTCGCTGCT GTGACTAATGATATATTCACCAAAGAGGATGGTGAGTTCTTGGTGAGGCACAAAGCTCTTCCAGAAGAAAGGATACGCGCTGTGGAAACTGGGGGCTGCCCACATGCTGCCATTCGGGAAGACATTAGTATTAATCTTGGACCTCTGGAGGAGCTTTCTAACCTCTTCAAAGCAGACATACTTCTTTGTGAATCTGGGGGag ATAACCTGGCTGCCAATTTCAGCAGGGAATTGGCTGACTACATAATTTACATAATAGATGTATCTGGTGGTGATAAAATTCCTAGGAAAGGTGGTCCTGGAATCACACAAGCCGATCTGCTT GTGATAAACAAGACTGACCTTGCTCCGGCAATTGGGGCTGATTTAGCAGTGATGCAGCGGGATGCTTTGCGGATGAGAGATGGAGGACCATTTGTCTTTGCACAG GTAAAGCATAAGGTTGGAGTAGAAGAAATTGTGAATCATGTCTTACAGGCGTGGGAAGCAACGACAGGGAATAAACGTCATTAA